In Torulaspora delbrueckii CBS 1146 chromosome 1, complete genome, one genomic interval encodes:
- the PMU1 gene encoding putative phosphomutase (similar to Saccharomyces cerevisiae PMU1 (YKL128C); ancestral locus Anc_2.442), whose product MPFAALPGFFRAFESQDSQGVDSSIVDHLELVSHDSWANLYEQIPPDTDTEHYKLVVLARHGQGYHNAAILRYGMEAWDAHWSFLDGDEHGKWLDSKLTDLGKGQVQETGLEVLSPIIEELQMLPHVFFSSPMRRCLETFIGSWGGIFAKNNHHLREQTIPVRVVENIRETLGEHTCDKRVPHSESVKEYQNYKTHAGHTIDWLYDSNYPEQDQLWLEDHRETISELDQRLHAGLSQIFSQLSSDQRFVSITCHSGVIGSALRNFKHPPVQNLNTGKVVCAVVKIDVKKLQENGTSL is encoded by the coding sequence ATGCCATTTGCTGCATTGCCAGGATTTTTTCGTGCTTTCGAGAGTCAGGATTCACAAGGTGTCGATTCTTCGATTGTTGATCACTTAGAATTGGTAAGTCATGACTCGTGGGCCAACCTTTATGAACAAATTCCACCAGATACAGATACGGAGCACTATAAATTAGTGGTACTTGCGAGACATGGTCAAGGCTACCATAACGCTGCTATATTGAGATATGGGATGGAGGCTTGGGATGCACATTGGTCCTTCTTAGATGGGGATGAACACGGGAAATGGTTGGATTCTAAATTGACTGATTTGGGAAAAGGTCAAGTGCAAGAAACAGGTCTCGAGGTTTTGTCGCCaattattgaagaattgcagATGTTACCTCatgtcttcttcagttctCCGATGAGACGTTGTCTCGAGACTTTTATAGGATCATGGGGAGGGATCTTCGCCAAGAACAATCACCACTTGAGGGAACAGACGATCCCAGTACGAGTAGTCGAAAATATAAGAGAAACATTGGGCGAACATACCTGTGATAAGAGAGTGCCACACTCTGAATCTGTTAAAGAGTACCAAAACTACAAGACTCATGCGGGACATACGATTGATTGGCTATATGACTCGAACTACCCTGAACAGGACCAACTTTGGCTCGAAGACCATAGAGAGACGATCTCAGAGCTTGATCAGCGATTACATGCGGGGCTCTCGCAGATCTTTAGTCAGTTGAGCTCCGATCAGAGATTCGTCTCTATCACCTGCCATTCCGGAGTCATAGGGAGTGCTCTGCGTAACTTCAAACACCCTCCAGTGCAAAATCTCAACACCGGTAAAGTAGTTTGTGCAGTAGTCAAGATAGATGTCAAGAAACTTCAGGAAAATGGAACCTCATTATGA
- the ILV2 gene encoding acetolactate synthase catalytic subunit (similar to Saccharomyces cerevisiae ILV2 (YMR108W); ancestral locus Anc_2.441) — protein MIRQATIKQFAAKRCFREIASRSAVYGTVRYYGSASRNYSATVASAVASGRPEPAPSFNVDPAAGKPSKLNQKLRTDPQMDSSFIGLTGGQIFHEMMIRHNVDTVFGYPGGAILPVYDAIHDSKSFNFVLPRHEQGAGHMAEGYARASGKPGVVLVTSGPGATNVVTPMADALADGVPMVVFTGQVPTSAIGTDAFQEADVVGISRSCTKWNVMVRSIEELPLRINEAFEIAVSGRPGPVLVDLPKDVTAAILKNPIPTKTTLPSNSLAQLTKRAMDESTNENIVRTADLLNKAKTPVLYVGAGILNNPAGPKLLKELSERAQIPVTTTIQALGAFDQQDPKSLDMLGMHGCATANMAIQNADLILAVGSRFDDRVTLNISKFAPEARRAALENRGGIVHFEICPKNISKVVETQVAVEGDAASNIEKLLPLVVPVKERTEWFAQIEEWKEKYPYAYQKETPGSKIKPQTVISKLSDLANKSDKEVIVTTGVGQHQMWAAQYWTWKSPRSFITSGGLGTMGYGLPAAIGAQVAKPDALVIDIDGDASFNMTLMELSSAVQAKTPVKILLLNNEEQGMVTQWQSLFYEHRYSHTHQLNPDFLKLADAMGLKGLRLSKQEDVDATLKEFIETEGPVLLEVKVEPKVPVLPMVPAGKGLDEFIVFDPKVEMEQNALRHKRTGGKH, from the coding sequence ATGATTAGACAGGCTACTATCAAGCAATTCGCAGCTAAACGCTGCTTCCGTGAAATTGCTTCGCGCTCAGCCGTGTATGGCACAGTTCGTTACTATGGCTCAGCTTCTCGCAATTACAGTGCAACCGTTGCCAGCGCAGTGGCCAGTGGAAGACCAGAACCAGCTCCAAGTTTCAACGTCGACCCAGCTGCTGGAAAACCTTCAAAACTTAACCAAAAACTTCGCACTGACCCACAAATGGACAGTTCTTTCATTGGTTTAACAGGTGGTCAAATTTTCCATGAAATGATGATTAGGCATAACGTGGATACTGTGTTTGGTTATCCAGGTGGTGCCATTCTACCAGTTTACGATGCAATTCACGACAGTAAGTCGTTTAACTTCGTCTTGCCAAGACATGAACAAGGTGCTGGTCACATGGCCGAAGGTTACGCCAGAGCTTCTGGTAAACCCGGTGTTGTCTTGGTTACCTCTGGTCCAGGTGCCACCAACGTCGTTACTCCTATGGCTGACGCTCTCGCGGATGGTGTTCCAATGGTTGTCTTCACTGGTCAAGTGCCAACTTCCGCCATTGGTACCGATGCCTTCCAAGAAGCTGATGTTGTTGGTATCTCCAGATCCTGTACCAAGTGGAATGTCATGGTGAGATCTATCGAGGAATTGCCACTGCGTATCAACGAAGCTTTCGAAATTGCCGTTAGCGGCAGACCAGGACCTGTCTTGGTTGATTTGCCTAAGGACGTTACTGCTGCTATCCTAAAGAACCCAATCCCAACAAAAACTACCTTGCCATCTAACTCTCTTGCGCAGTTAACCAAACGTGCAATGGATGAATCTACTAACGAAAACATTGTTAGAACCGCCGATCTGCTAAACAAAGCCAAGACTCCAGTTCTTTACGTTGGTGCTGGTATCCTGAACAACCCTGCAGGTCCTAAATTGTTGAAGGAGCTAAGTGAACGTGCCCAAATTCCTGTCACTACTACTATACAAGCACTAGGTGCCTTTGATCAACAGGATCCCAAATCTTTGGATATGTTGGGTATGCACGGTTGCGCCACTGCCAACATGGCCATTCAAAATGCTGATTTGATTTTAGCCGTTGGTTCCAGATTCGATGATCGTGTTACTCTTAACATCTCCAAATTTGCTCCAGAAGCTCGTCGTGcagctttggaaaacaGAGGTGGTATCGTTCATTTCGAAATATGTCCAAAGAACATCAGTAAGGTTGTCGAAACTCAGGTGGCTGTTGAAGGTGATGCAGCTTctaacattgaaaagttgcTTCCATTAGTCGTCCCAGTCAAGGAGAGAACTGAATGGTTCgctcaaattgaagagtggAAGGAGAAGTATCCTTACGCTTACCAAAAGGAGACTCCAGGATCCAAGATCAAGCCACAGACCGTTATCTCCAAGCTTTCAGACTTGGCAAACAAGAGTGATAAGGAAGTCATTGTTACTACCGGTGTTGGTCAACATCAAATGTGGGCAGCTCAATACTGGACATGGAAATCCCCTCGTTCTTTCATCACCTCCGGTGGTCTAGGTACCATGGGTTACGGTCTACCTGCTGCTATTGGTGCTCAAGTCGCTAAGCCAGATGCTTTAGTCATTGATATCGATGGTGATGCATCCTTCAACATGACTTTGATGGAACTAAGCTCTGCTGTGCAAGCCAAGACACCAGTCAAGATTCTACTATTAAACAACGAGGAACAAGGTATGGTCACTCAGTGGCAATCTCTATTCTACGAACATCGTTACTCTCACACTCATCAACTGAACCCAGATTTCCTAAAACTTGCAGATGCAATGGGTCTAAAGGGTCTACGTCTCTCTAAGCAAGAGGATGTTGATGCGACTCTAAAAGAGTTCATCGAGACTGAAGGTCCAGTCTTGCTTGAAGTCAAGGTTGAACCAAAGGTTCCTGTTTTACCCATGGTCCCTGCCGGTAAAGGTCTAGATGAATTCATTGTTTTTGATCCAAAAGTCGAAATGGAACAAAATGCTCTCCGTCACAAACGTACCGGAGGTAAGCATTGA